One region of Deltaproteobacteria bacterium genomic DNA includes:
- a CDS encoding biopolymer transporter ExbD, with translation MVFRKKKREEEAINPTPLVDVMFNLLIFIIITAQYTNIQALKVNLPKSQVGTQIEKTEKIVIGVTQQEEIFLNERPVDMSGLEAALAPLGKKQIQPAVFIQADEGSTTGKLVTIMDLVSKAGLNKISIETKK, from the coding sequence GTGGTTTTTCGCAAGAAAAAAAGAGAAGAAGAGGCCATTAACCCAACGCCTTTGGTTGATGTGATGTTTAACCTACTTATTTTTATCATCATCACAGCTCAGTATACTAACATTCAGGCCTTGAAGGTTAACCTACCTAAATCCCAGGTTGGAACACAAATAGAGAAAACAGAAAAGATTGTTATCGGAGTAACCCAACAAGAAGAAATTTTCCTCAACGAGCGCCCCGTTGATATGAGTGGCCTCGAGGCTGCCCTTGCTCCATTGGGAAAAAAGCAAATTCAGCCGGCTGTTTTCATTCAGGCCGATGAGGGATCTACAACCGGCAAGCTAGTAACCATCATGGATCTGGTCTCAAAGGCGGGATTGAATAAAATCTCCATTGAAACAAAAAAATAA
- a CDS encoding PepSY domain-containing protein: protein MSKGIKLLKGSRKIHAWFGITLGIFIAIEAVTALYLLHKKSFPTVEKTTLPWGISERKKMEPLPVKAIVSDPSRPKRQLLATHSGIIESTVDASGKRSDQWLSGDTAGKDIKALAFQGDRIWVGLGKQRGLLSCQASAEICQPVGNFREIQSLSVLQDGWLMVAVEKEGAYLFNPASGEKTQIVEAALMASPHAKPLTWGTLLLKLHTGEIVGGRLMLFWDLLSLALVAYVVTGIYIWLKPKLIKRSRQQAGAKA from the coding sequence ATGAGTAAAGGAATAAAACTATTGAAGGGCAGCCGGAAGATTCATGCCTGGTTTGGGATTACCTTGGGTATTTTTATCGCTATTGAAGCCGTCACGGCACTTTATCTGCTTCACAAAAAATCATTTCCCACCGTCGAAAAAACGACCCTCCCCTGGGGCATCAGCGAGAGAAAAAAAATGGAACCCTTGCCCGTCAAAGCCATTGTGAGTGACCCATCTAGGCCCAAGCGGCAACTCCTGGCCACTCACAGCGGCATTATCGAATCAACAGTAGATGCTAGCGGCAAACGATCTGACCAATGGCTCTCGGGGGACACTGCCGGCAAAGACATCAAGGCCCTGGCTTTCCAGGGGGACCGCATCTGGGTTGGTCTGGGAAAGCAGAGAGGGCTCTTGTCTTGCCAAGCTTCTGCTGAAATTTGCCAACCGGTCGGTAATTTTCGTGAAATACAATCCTTAAGCGTGCTGCAAGATGGTTGGTTGATGGTGGCTGTTGAAAAGGAAGGGGCTTATCTTTTTAATCCGGCCTCGGGTGAAAAAACGCAGATTGTTGAGGCAGCTCTCATGGCGTCTCCTCATGCAAAACCGCTAACCTGGGGAACGCTCCTATTGAAACTTCATACCGGTGAAATTGTGGGTGGTCGATTGATGCTTTTTTGGGACCTTCTTTCACTGGCCTTGGTCGCCTATGTGGTGACTGGTATTTATATTTGGCTCAAACCGAAACTGATCAAACGCTCAAGGCAACAAGCTGGGGCTAAGGCATGA
- a CDS encoding GDP-mannose 4,6-dehydratase: MKKKTYLLTGVAGFIGSNLAEELLRQGHRIIGIDNLNPSYWPKKKQHNLESIQKSLAPKSDSFVFHHVDICDMKNLSKLFQSEHFDGVIALAALAGVQPSLVNPQSYAEVNVNGTLNLLECARQHHVKNFAFASSSSVYGGNQKIPFKESDAVNLPISPYAATKRAGELLGYTYHHLYAMNIACLRFFTVYGPKQRPDLAIYKFTRAMLRGELITLYGDGSSQRDYTYITDIVMGIGQTLQWLEAPSAAQAKYDIFNLGENQMTKLNDLVKILEANFKTKAKVQYQPYLPGDVPITCADITHSQQVLGYKPQVKIEEGLRKFCEWFVREEKDKNWDPRKN, from the coding sequence ATGAAAAAAAAAACTTATCTCTTAACGGGTGTGGCGGGCTTTATTGGTTCCAACTTGGCAGAAGAATTATTACGCCAGGGCCATCGCATTATTGGGATCGACAATCTCAACCCAAGCTATTGGCCTAAAAAGAAACAACACAATTTAGAATCAATTCAAAAATCTTTAGCTCCAAAATCGGATTCCTTTGTTTTTCATCACGTTGACATTTGTGACATGAAAAATTTGTCGAAGTTATTTCAATCCGAACATTTTGATGGAGTCATTGCCTTAGCCGCTTTAGCAGGGGTGCAGCCTTCACTCGTTAATCCCCAAAGCTACGCCGAGGTTAACGTTAATGGCACGCTTAATTTATTAGAATGCGCCCGGCAACATCACGTCAAAAATTTTGCCTTTGCCTCGAGCAGCTCGGTTTATGGTGGTAATCAAAAAATCCCTTTTAAAGAATCCGATGCAGTTAATCTGCCTATCTCCCCCTATGCAGCCACGAAACGAGCGGGCGAATTGCTTGGTTACACCTATCACCATCTCTATGCCATGAACATTGCCTGTTTGCGCTTCTTCACTGTTTATGGGCCTAAGCAACGGCCTGACTTGGCCATCTATAAATTTACCCGTGCTATGCTACGCGGTGAATTGATCACTTTATACGGTGATGGCAGCTCACAACGTGATTACACTTACATTACCGACATCGTCATGGGAATTGGGCAAACGCTCCAATGGCTAGAGGCTCCAAGCGCCGCTCAGGCTAAATATGATATTTTCAACCTAGGCGAAAATCAGATGACAAAGTTAAATGATCTGGTAAAAATTCTAGAAGCTAATTTTAAAACCAAGGCCAAGGTGCAATACCAACCTTATTTGCCAGGAGATGTGCCAATAACCTGTGCTGACATTACACACTCCCAACAAGTGTTGGGTTATAAACCCCAGGTGAAAATTGAAGAGGGGTTACGCAAATTTTGTGAATGGTTTGTCAGGGAAGAGAAGGATAAAAATTGGGACCCAAGAAAAAATTAA
- a CDS encoding nucleotidyltransferase domain-containing protein, translated as MKASPEILTTKHKQMLSKLGVQAIYLFGSRALQTHTAASDYDYAILMPNKGHSKGDDVYFALYNLLAEISPRTLENDIIDIVYLRDVGLELRFHVIRYGQVIYDVNPRARINFEVETDLLYCDYRPLLDEFDKTILESL; from the coding sequence ATGAAAGCATCTCCTGAAATCCTAACAACTAAACATAAGCAAATGCTCTCCAAGCTAGGGGTGCAGGCTATCTATTTATTTGGATCTAGGGCGCTTCAAACCCACACCGCTGCTTCTGATTACGATTACGCAATCCTCATGCCAAACAAAGGCCATAGCAAAGGCGATGATGTTTATTTTGCATTATATAATCTGCTTGCAGAAATTTCCCCTCGCACCTTAGAAAATGACATCATCGACATTGTGTATTTAAGAGATGTTGGCCTGGAATTGCGCTTTCACGTTATTCGCTATGGCCAAGTTATTTATGATGTTAATCCTAGGGCCAGAATTAATTTTGAAGTTGAGACAGACTTGCTTTATTGCGACTATCGCCCGTTGCTAGATGAATTTGATAAAACAATTTTGGAGAGTTTATGA
- a CDS encoding transcriptional regulator, giving the protein MSGPVRYLQDPQLAQALRLRGSELLRFGDEQQRTIGASLLQWVEEQGGYEAALAASELCKGGAESKRGCGSVERVVGGATQVMQNLDLGDVALLAGVGLLGQMTRNRVMGWMGRRVESWWNRGKPATLLAKGAGVTTEVMGITGIGVAQKIKAGQPVYVGEEFFHTGIGWLGLRLGMEGLGVVPKVLHQWGRYEVPRLAGAMTFSRVTSAFVGGTVGMVAVGQDVYQAATTQAQFMVGMRGVREFVPAYNYVATRLHTHGRFLAARLDLRKYFPPNDGFRLSNNFAWATATVGEVSNFRSRPILLEGTPRPNAGEPEPSPAWPEKVKAEWLKWLGARTTVDRTTAQETLVREYPLRIKGKTAAIAEMVAMVDTKINTNHQFAVITIRGSRKTFKKILTKAAVKLLFKRHQNLQEVCFVFVDGSAILFTKIRDNIAKYPMKPNEAGEVIADFSEQGVRVLRMTFETAAWIPPENLKPFPDLLTELRKRQGLTLGEVRERLRIEDGIEITEARLEKYEVLTDWAAPDFKVLQSLAKIYRVDVRYLIESSNRIKHGQTISAKQWKTAYFPIYFEGENDVARVRFYKQQDPKAESLGAWAYRYRKNPDHYYTRSEFAKALNIDENTLSELELNKRKPIRSTLLALSKVTGEPVANLIDRMNHTYHQALLPTLELLFPQQSVYIDSVDEEAKLAQYVKNPGSMGHVAFAYRKADYNLPRATDLKHLVGRGRDCQWSYLESGEIKVLMENVGFWGNVFQRAGLPVELLKSIYAAKGHVANTFSFDLAYAVGDASFSDVAKSSGMGRNTISHIVGGAVTDLEILVKLRRALPHLPINRMVQGQHPEAGKLFPNLLTSDGYLDVPEGWAERLAALKVGELFFARRMAMKKNAKEVGLVLGISGNQVINIELGVSGFQEDLLLVRVGQWLWPDPAEQRLMLPLLYLACRPELLKLYPVKTLTDLKPHVAPLDPVTLWSPVESVKKELKAAMQKERIASATELAKSLGYEGNEAQLATVGKRLLKVSDPLYIEDIRRIHQRFPWLSYRRMYETFFSSRLAYFLGRGATGHFNYSLPEGNNFDRLKIQVLNIIDHAADLHFDSHLAAGRAANIKVTRQGEKLSQALKREYGEVDIDHMAQVLKLDFEQRRLLYIYLNEAALKPMLEEANPR; this is encoded by the coding sequence GTGTCAGGTCCGGTCAGGTATTTACAAGATCCACAATTAGCCCAAGCCTTGCGGTTGCGAGGTAGTGAGCTGTTGCGCTTTGGCGATGAGCAACAGAGGACCATTGGTGCATCGTTATTACAATGGGTCGAAGAGCAAGGGGGGTATGAAGCTGCATTAGCAGCCAGTGAATTATGTAAGGGAGGTGCTGAGAGTAAACGCGGGTGTGGCAGCGTAGAGCGAGTGGTGGGTGGGGCCACCCAGGTGATGCAGAATCTAGATTTGGGTGATGTGGCGTTATTGGCGGGGGTAGGGTTATTGGGACAAATGACCCGGAATAGGGTGATGGGGTGGATGGGGAGACGAGTTGAGAGTTGGTGGAATCGAGGCAAGCCTGCGACACTATTGGCCAAGGGTGCAGGGGTTACGACCGAAGTAATGGGTATCACCGGGATAGGGGTGGCGCAGAAGATAAAAGCAGGCCAGCCGGTTTATGTGGGCGAAGAATTTTTTCATACCGGGATAGGTTGGTTGGGATTACGGTTGGGGATGGAGGGATTGGGTGTTGTGCCCAAGGTACTTCATCAATGGGGAAGGTATGAAGTGCCGAGGCTAGCCGGGGCCATGACGTTCAGCCGGGTGACGAGTGCCTTTGTGGGAGGCACGGTGGGGATGGTCGCAGTAGGACAAGATGTTTATCAAGCGGCCACCACGCAAGCGCAATTTATGGTCGGGATGAGGGGTGTGCGTGAGTTTGTGCCGGCTTATAATTATGTGGCGACACGCTTACATACCCACGGGCGTTTTCTTGCCGCACGTCTTGACTTGAGAAAATATTTTCCACCCAATGATGGTTTTCGTTTATCAAATAATTTTGCTTGGGCAACGGCAACTGTAGGTGAAGTTTCTAACTTTCGATCACGTCCTATTTTGCTTGAAGGGACTCCGCGACCTAATGCAGGTGAACCTGAGCCATCACCTGCTTGGCCTGAAAAGGTTAAAGCCGAATGGTTGAAATGGTTAGGTGCAAGGACAACGGTCGACAGAACAACAGCCCAAGAGACCTTAGTCAGAGAATATCCTTTAAGGATAAAAGGGAAAACAGCCGCCATTGCTGAAATGGTGGCAATGGTCGATACAAAAATAAACACCAACCATCAATTTGCTGTAATTACTATCCGAGGGAGCAGGAAAACTTTTAAAAAGATTTTAACAAAAGCTGCTGTGAAACTTTTATTTAAGCGTCATCAAAATTTGCAAGAAGTATGTTTTGTTTTTGTTGATGGTTCGGCCATTCTTTTTACTAAGATTCGCGACAATATCGCAAAATATCCTATGAAACCTAACGAAGCCGGTGAGGTCATAGCCGATTTTAGTGAGCAAGGTGTTCGTGTTCTAAGAATGACTTTTGAAACAGCCGCTTGGATTCCGCCTGAAAATTTAAAACCGTTTCCGGACTTGTTAACTGAATTGCGTAAAAGGCAAGGGCTTACATTAGGAGAGGTGAGAGAGCGCCTGCGTATAGAGGATGGAATAGAAATTACAGAAGCTAGATTGGAAAAATATGAAGTGTTAACCGATTGGGCGGCTCCTGATTTTAAGGTTTTACAAAGTCTGGCTAAAATTTATAGAGTTGATGTTCGCTATTTGATTGAATCTTCGAATCGCATTAAGCATGGGCAAACAATAAGTGCAAAACAATGGAAAACAGCCTATTTCCCCATTTATTTTGAAGGGGAAAATGATGTTGCACGAGTGCGTTTTTATAAACAACAAGATCCTAAAGCAGAAAGTCTTGGCGCATGGGCCTACCGATATCGAAAAAATCCGGATCATTATTATACTCGATCGGAGTTTGCAAAGGCCTTAAATATAGATGAAAACACACTGAGTGAGCTTGAATTAAATAAGAGGAAGCCTATTCGGTCAACCTTGCTGGCTTTGTCAAAAGTTACCGGCGAGCCCGTGGCCAATTTAATTGATCGGATGAATCATACTTATCATCAGGCTTTGTTGCCAACCCTAGAACTACTTTTCCCTCAACAGAGTGTTTATATTGATAGCGTCGATGAAGAGGCTAAGCTTGCCCAATATGTGAAAAATCCCGGGAGCATGGGCCATGTAGCATTTGCCTATCGCAAAGCAGATTATAATCTACCTCGGGCTACAGATTTAAAACATTTAGTAGGGCGGGGCAGAGATTGCCAATGGAGCTATCTTGAGTCAGGTGAAATAAAAGTACTTATGGAAAATGTAGGTTTTTGGGGGAATGTATTTCAACGAGCCGGGCTCCCTGTTGAGTTGTTAAAATCAATCTATGCAGCAAAGGGTCATGTTGCGAATACGTTCTCTTTTGATTTGGCCTATGCAGTGGGTGATGCCAGCTTTTCAGATGTTGCGAAAAGCTCTGGGATGGGCCGCAATACCATAAGTCATATCGTAGGGGGAGCAGTTACCGATCTAGAAATCCTTGTGAAATTAAGACGAGCCTTGCCTCATCTGCCTATCAACAGGATGGTGCAAGGGCAGCATCCTGAGGCAGGGAAACTTTTTCCTAATTTATTGACATCGGATGGCTATTTAGACGTACCCGAGGGATGGGCTGAGCGTTTGGCGGCATTGAAAGTGGGGGAATTATTCTTTGCCAGACGTATGGCAATGAAAAAGAATGCCAAAGAAGTTGGCCTTGTCTTGGGGATTTCAGGCAATCAAGTCATAAACATTGAGCTAGGAGTTTCAGGCTTTCAAGAAGACTTGTTGTTAGTTAGAGTGGGCCAATGGTTGTGGCCTGATCCGGCTGAGCAACGGCTTATGTTACCGCTCCTGTATTTGGCTTGTCGTCCTGAGTTGCTCAAACTCTACCCTGTTAAAACACTCACGGATCTAAAACCTCATGTTGCACCTTTGGATCCTGTAACATTATGGTCGCCGGTTGAGAGTGTGAAAAAAGAACTAAAGGCAGCTATGCAGAAGGAAAGAATAGCATCGGCTACGGAATTGGCCAAAAGTTTGGGTTATGAAGGCAACGAAGCTCAGTTGGCTACTGTTGGAAAAAGGCTTTTGAAAGTATCTGACCCTTTATACATTGAAGACATTCGGCGTATCCATCAACGCTTCCCTTGGCTTTCTTATCGCCGCATGTATGAAACTTTTTTTAGCTCAAGATTAGCTTATTTTTTAGGTCGAGGTGCAACGGGGCATTTTAATTATTCTCTTCCAGAAGGAAACAATTTTGATCGTTTAAAAATTCAGGTGCTGAATATCATCGATCACGCAGCCGATCTACATTTTGATTCCCATCTAGCGGCCGGCCGTGCAGCAAATATCAAGGTAACAAGACAGGGTGAAAAATTGAGCCAAGCGCTCAAGCGTGAATATGGCGAAGTAGATATTGACCATATGGCGCAAGTTTTGAAATTAGATTTTGAACAAAGAAGGCTTTTATATATTTATTTAAACGAGGCAGCCCTTAAACCTATGTTAGAAGAGGCCAACCCGAGGTGA
- a CDS encoding TonB-dependent receptor plug domain-containing protein: MSLLIETQPAYSQKKDQGTSFVLPEIMVETSKKQKSVHTLDPESVMPKSILTADEIKELGAKTAADAIILSPGVTPTGPGDSGDRFESIQIRGFNPDYTLVLIDGQRTTSQSAEGKFDLSTINADEIEKIEIIRGPQALLYGSDAIGGVVNIILKIPKDHFGMGVSAGYGQLNTFRSRAFIEGPLSKKFRVRLGGRYDFSDGFTDIFDLDRDLRQKSLKSDRKPQRTGEMRADFHWDIKNKTKARFSFRYLNRNLSVRREFNKFVEEGTESGHDNKQDIEGTAILEKTNLWGGRGEFSLRGYSSQLNKIREKNFVSRDSGRFIFREQSTQNDDIVDTLLSTRLLYERPLGKKNKLTTWWETRWQKRNSNNNGRVRRFDEQDILISDSASDKPEKIYNKNEFFFAGGFQDEITFKHLSASAGLRVEKTIN; the protein is encoded by the coding sequence ATGTCACTATTGATCGAGACCCAACCGGCTTACTCCCAGAAAAAGGACCAAGGCACCTCCTTTGTGCTTCCTGAAATCATGGTAGAAACTTCCAAAAAACAAAAATCGGTGCACACGCTCGACCCAGAATCCGTGATGCCCAAATCTATACTGACGGCTGATGAGATCAAAGAGCTGGGGGCCAAGACAGCTGCGGATGCCATCATCTTAAGCCCTGGCGTAACCCCAACCGGCCCAGGCGACAGTGGCGATCGTTTTGAAAGCATTCAGATTCGCGGGTTCAACCCAGATTATACTCTTGTGCTGATTGATGGCCAACGCACGACATCTCAATCCGCTGAGGGCAAGTTTGATCTTTCTACCATCAATGCCGATGAAATAGAAAAAATTGAAATTATCCGGGGGCCTCAGGCCCTCCTGTATGGGTCTGACGCCATTGGAGGAGTAGTAAATATTATTTTGAAAATCCCCAAAGATCATTTTGGCATGGGGGTCTCAGCAGGTTATGGGCAATTAAACACCTTCCGTTCAAGGGCTTTTATTGAAGGTCCCCTTTCCAAAAAATTCAGGGTGCGGCTCGGCGGACGCTATGACTTTTCAGATGGGTTTACCGATATTTTTGATCTCGACCGTGATTTAAGACAGAAGAGTTTGAAGTCGGACCGCAAGCCACAACGCACTGGCGAGATGCGGGCCGATTTTCATTGGGACATCAAAAATAAAACTAAGGCCCGTTTTTCGTTCCGCTACCTAAACCGAAATTTGTCGGTGCGGCGAGAATTTAACAAGTTTGTTGAAGAGGGCACAGAATCGGGCCACGATAACAAACAAGACATTGAAGGCACTGCCATTTTAGAAAAAACTAACCTTTGGGGAGGTCGTGGCGAATTTAGTTTGCGCGGCTATTCATCTCAATTAAATAAAATACGTGAGAAAAATTTTGTCAGTCGTGATTCTGGCCGTTTTATCTTTCGTGAACAATCAACCCAAAACGACGATATCGTTGACACGCTCCTTTCTACACGGCTCCTTTATGAAAGGCCTTTGGGTAAAAAAAATAAACTGACCACATGGTGGGAAACTCGATGGCAAAAAAGAAATTCTAACAATAATGGCCGCGTGCGCCGCTTCGACGAGCAAGACATTCTAATATCAGATTCTGCCTCTGATAAACCGGAAAAAATTTACAATAAAAATGAATTCTTTTTCGCCGGCGGGTTTCAAGATGAAATCACCTTCAAACACCTCAGTGCAAGCGCCGGCCTTCGAGTTGAAAAAACGATCAACTGA
- a CDS encoding TonB-dependent receptor, protein MDLRLNVGFGYKLPSFEQRTRSSVPELDINGTKYTAGNSNLKPERSRQYQLIFDHRLSDILGYSITGFFNQHYDKIDTGIIDDYLGTGLPLETKINIGRAFTAGSEVDVKFQPLKHLGIRANYSYLWTLNRDTRAPLNETPTHSANLLINTKIPKLNVKADFSFSFISSRKRIDALSGTEKADSPMAPLYLARLRLSRELGKGFSADLMVDNLFNMSWDRDNDGDSDMPKMGVFGMLSWKQQTKKKKQTQEGDTL, encoded by the coding sequence ATGGATTTACGGCTCAATGTAGGTTTTGGTTACAAGCTGCCAAGTTTTGAACAACGAACCCGTTCGTCAGTCCCTGAGCTAGACATCAACGGCACTAAGTACACAGCCGGCAATTCTAACTTAAAGCCAGAACGATCCCGACAGTATCAATTGATTTTTGATCACCGTCTTTCGGATATCCTTGGTTATTCGATCACCGGATTTTTTAACCAACATTATGACAAAATCGACACCGGCATCATCGATGATTACCTGGGAACGGGGCTACCTTTAGAAACAAAAATTAATATTGGCAGGGCTTTTACCGCTGGTTCAGAGGTAGATGTAAAATTTCAACCTCTCAAACACCTAGGAATAAGAGCCAATTACTCTTATCTCTGGACTCTCAACAGGGACACCCGTGCACCCCTTAACGAAACGCCAACCCACAGTGCCAATCTCTTGATCAACACCAAAATCCCCAAGCTTAATGTAAAAGCCGATTTCTCTTTTAGTTTTATTTCGTCGCGAAAACGGATCGATGCCCTTTCGGGTACAGAAAAAGCAGACTCGCCAATGGCTCCCCTCTACCTTGCCCGGCTTCGCTTGTCGCGAGAACTGGGAAAAGGGTTTTCGGCAGATCTCATGGTAGATAATCTTTTCAACATGAGTTGGGACCGCGACAACGACGGAGATTCCGATATGCCAAAGATGGGTGTCTTTGGCATGTTGTCGTGGAAACAACAAACCAAGAAAAAAAAGCAAACTCAAGAAGGAGACACACTGTGA
- a CDS encoding MotA/TolQ/ExbB proton channel family protein, whose translation MFETLFYFFHVSGWTMYAIAACSILALAVFLEKIWVLRCERIIPKGFSAKIEELVRENKFPEAEVLCGQNKASLARIIEAGLANAGKSREQIKEIVIEVGLQETTELERYMNVLNTTISLAPMLGFLGTVLGMVQLFSSVAAVGEVTNIGMIADGIYKALYTTIAGLMVSIPATVCYRYLTSRVDRMILEMEKISLRIIDLIKRK comes from the coding sequence ATGTTTGAGACCCTATTTTATTTTTTTCATGTAAGCGGCTGGACAATGTACGCCATCGCTGCTTGCTCCATCTTGGCACTGGCTGTATTTCTAGAAAAAATTTGGGTTTTGCGCTGCGAACGGATTATCCCCAAAGGCTTCTCTGCCAAGATCGAAGAGTTGGTAAGAGAAAATAAGTTCCCAGAAGCTGAAGTATTATGCGGGCAAAATAAGGCCTCGCTAGCACGCATTATTGAAGCCGGTCTTGCCAATGCAGGAAAGAGTCGCGAGCAGATCAAGGAAATTGTCATTGAAGTCGGGCTGCAAGAAACAACCGAGTTAGAGCGCTATATGAATGTTCTTAATACCACGATTTCTCTCGCCCCCATGCTCGGTTTTTTAGGAACGGTCTTAGGTATGGTGCAACTTTTTTCAAGTGTTGCCGCAGTGGGAGAAGTAACCAATATCGGAATGATCGCGGATGGAATATATAAAGCGCTTTATACAACGATTGCGGGCCTTATGGTCTCGATTCCAGCAACGGTTTGCTATCGTTATCTGACTTCTCGAGTCGATCGAATGATCCTTGAAATGGAGAAAATCTCTTTGCGGATTATTGATCTGATCAAAAGGAAATAA
- a CDS encoding energy transducer TonB, which translates to MIFFRVTLISLFIHLAIAIGVSAWKWGPVFKSSASSIEQHGPQVTLLIVSGAMESHAAKHSVPPVKKQKENFLENKLQEKPQPQSGKDAHDTAQNGEGTSGTTPFQGDSLYEKYLKQVQQKIVRRRNYPADAKQMGIEGKVLVLLVINREGQLVHYKVLKSDHELLSNGALQTIKNASPFPPLPEHLANTELKIAVPITYHISEMDT; encoded by the coding sequence ATGATTTTTTTTCGGGTCACTCTTATTTCCTTGTTCATCCACTTGGCGATTGCCATAGGGGTGTCGGCCTGGAAGTGGGGGCCTGTTTTTAAATCCTCCGCCTCATCCATCGAGCAGCATGGGCCACAAGTAACCCTACTTATTGTGTCGGGTGCAATGGAGTCACACGCGGCCAAACACAGCGTGCCCCCCGTCAAAAAACAAAAAGAAAATTTTTTGGAAAATAAACTGCAAGAAAAACCTCAACCTCAGAGCGGCAAAGACGCCCATGACACGGCCCAAAATGGGGAAGGAACCAGTGGCACAACACCCTTTCAAGGCGACTCACTTTATGAAAAATATTTAAAGCAGGTACAGCAGAAAATTGTCAGGCGGCGGAATTATCCGGCTGATGCCAAACAGATGGGAATTGAAGGCAAGGTGCTTGTTCTTCTCGTCATCAATCGAGAAGGCCAATTAGTGCATTATAAAGTTCTCAAGTCAGACCATGAGCTTCTTTCGAACGGGGCCCTTCAGACCATTAAAAATGCTTCTCCCTTTCCGCCTCTTCCAGAACATCTTGCCAATACCGAATTGAAAATAGCCGTGCCCATTACTTATCATATTTCAGAAATGGACACCTAA
- a CDS encoding DUF86 domain-containing protein gives MTPPPLEREAVLPRIDGIRKNIKKLTSLSKQPFNDFASEDSFDLAQHHLRLALEGIFHISSHILSRLPGGRATEYKEIATKMGELKIVPEEFSKQALIPMAGMRNILVHHYADIKPERLYDILKNHLQDIEQFLHYIKKFLEHPEKHQLSIK, from the coding sequence ATGACACCACCACCCTTGGAACGTGAAGCGGTTTTACCCAGGATTGATGGCATTCGAAAAAATATAAAAAAATTAACAAGCCTTAGCAAACAACCTTTTAACGACTTTGCTTCAGAAGATTCTTTTGATTTGGCACAGCACCATTTGCGATTAGCTTTAGAAGGCATCTTTCATATTTCTTCTCACATTTTGTCACGTCTACCCGGAGGCCGTGCCACTGAATATAAAGAAATCGCTACAAAGATGGGGGAATTAAAGATTGTTCCGGAAGAATTTTCTAAACAGGCTTTGATCCCCATGGCTGGCATGCGTAATATTTTGGTGCATCATTATGCTGATATTAAACCTGAACGTTTATATGATATTCTAAAAAACCACCTCCAAGATATTGAGCAATTTCTTCACTATATTAAGAAGTTTTTAGAACACCCTGAGAAACACCAACTGTCGATAAAATAA